One window from the genome of Plasmodium cynomolgi strain B DNA, scaffold: 0019, whole genome shotgun sequence encodes:
- a CDS encoding phist protein (Pf-fam-b;~putative), giving the protein EYTYHGNIVDYNAQPENGTYRANIIRRGPSTIMEFDRMELHYNSSILKLWDTIKERRLGDELTNPEDLIEDKIVYHIYNFFHSLERCKYFSLKNKLNRLCDYIVRKYNVPSEVKVHEWDITISYILSDLLKKDAQDYFELCDLIENGMCERLKFVQFINEKKRSWSMSTNMIFRSWADVLALKLIIHSQ; this is encoded by the coding sequence GAATATACGTATCATGGGAATATAGTCGACTACAATGCTCAACCCGAAAATGGTACCTATCGTGCGAATATTATCCGACGCGGACCATCTACAATAATGGAATTTGACCGTATGGAATTGCATTACAATTCtagcattttaaaattatggGATACAATAAAAGAAAGGAGATTAGGTGATGAACTAACGAATCCAGAAGATCTTATAGAGGACAAAATagtatatcatatatataatttcttccACTCGCTCGAAagatgtaaatatttttctctaaaaaataaattaaatagaTTGTGCGATTATATTGTAAGAAAGTACAATGTGCCATCAGAAGTCAAAGTTCATGAATGGGATATAACGATTTCGTATATCTTAAGTGATCtattaaaaaaggatgccCAGGATTATTTCGAATTATGTGATCTAATTGAAAATGGAATGTGTGAGAGATTGAAGTTCGTTCAatttataaatgaaaaaaaaaggtcttGGAGTATGTCCACGAATATGATATTTCGATCATGGGCAGACGTCTTGGCTTTAAAATTGATTATTCATTCTCAATA